Proteins encoded together in one Mobula birostris isolate sMobBir1 chromosome 7, sMobBir1.hap1, whole genome shotgun sequence window:
- the LOC140200716 gene encoding homeobox protein CDX-1-like, translating to MYVSYLLDKDVSMYPGSVRHSGINLGAQNFVNPPQYPEYAGYHVPGVNLDNHPQSSGSWPSPYGPPRDEWSAYAAPTSTVHAINASPGTLSYNPADYNSVQTPGSGVIQPLNNNLLEQHSPNSQRRNPYQWMRKPSQQLSGTDKTRTKDKYRVVYTDHQRLELEKEFHYSRYITIRRKAELAANLGLSERQVKIWFQNRRAKERKMTKKKLQQQSQQASAQLSPVPPGTAGALSVTNGGVMGAASSAVLPGTVSQ from the exons ATGTACGTGAGCTATCTTCTGGATAAAGACGTGAGCATGTACCCAGGGTCCGTCCGGCATTCTGGCATTAACCTGGGAGCTCAGAATTTCGTCAACCCACCACAGTACCCGGAGTATGCTGGTTATCATGTACCCGGCGTAAATTTGGACAATCACCCTCAATCGTCAGGATCTTGGCCGTCACCTTATGGGCCTCCCCGGGATGAATGGAGTGCGTATGCTGCACCTACAAGCACGGTCCACGCCATCAACGCCTCACCAGGGACGCTGTCTTACAACCCTGCAGATTATAACTCCGTTCAGACCCCGGGTTCTGGCGTCATACAGCCTTTAAACAATAATCTTTTGGAACAGCATTCTCCCAATAGCCAAAGGCGCAACCCTTACCAATGGATGAGGAAGCCAAGCCAGCAGCTATCAGGAACAG ATAAAACGAGAACAAAGGACAAATATCGGGTGGTGTACACAGATCACCAGAGACTGGAACTGGAAAAAGAGTTCCATTATAGCCGTTACATCACCATTCGGCGTAAAGCGGAACTGGCTGCGAACCTGGGACTTTccgaaaggcag GTGAAGATCTGGTTTCAGAATCGAAGGGCGAAGGAGCGGAAAATGACGAAGAAGAAGTTACAACAGCAGTCTCAACAGGCGTCGGCCCAGTTAAGCCCGGTTCCTCCCGGGACAGCCGGTGCTCTGTCGGTTACCAACGGCGGAGTAATGGGGGCGGCCAGCAGTGCGGTTTTACCTGGCACGGTCTCTCAGTGA